Below is a window of Maylandia zebra isolate NMK-2024a linkage group LG19, Mzebra_GT3a, whole genome shotgun sequence DNA.
GAGAAACGCAGTGGGGAAGTCACGAAGCCTCACCTCTCCCCCACACAGTGGACATCACATCCAGCACGTCTCTCACTCCTCGCACATTCACTCCCCGATCTCTACTGTAAAGCTAGAGGAATGCCACCGGAAGTAGGCCGGCATTCCTGTAAAATAAAGCTATAAAACTATCGTAACTCTCAAGAATCAATTGTCAATTCAGAGGAATTCGTCTTATTGAAGGCTAAATGTCGAATCAATATCAGAATTAGTGCATTTGATTTAAAAGTTAGCTTTGTGTTTTACAGTTAAGCATCATGACGAATTTCAATACAGTTGAATTTCATCAGAATGCTTAGTGTATATATAATGCGACAGATTAGTTTGAACTATTGCTGAGCTTAGAATATTTAGCATTTTACGTGACAAATCACTTGTACAAAAATGATTTGTTAAAATGTCTTTTGATCATATTATTGATTAGTTTTCAGCAATTAATGAGAAATGCTCTATAGCAGCCTGTTTAGTCTCATACTGAAATATTTTAGTCCCACGCTGAAGGTTTATTCTTTCagatatattattttattttttctggaaCTGATGTTCCAGACACCCTTGTAATAACTAGCAATCCCCTCGACCACCGTTAAAAATTAAACACACCAAGAGGCAAAAGGGTTGTCAGGCAGTGCGACACTTATTGTGAAATCCGTTACCGGATGTGGTGTACTTGTACAGTCGCTTGATCGCCTGTGTCGTGGGCAGAATGATAAACGCGAGCGGAGAAACGCAGGACTTCAGAGGTATTCCGTGAACTCTGTCAGCTCGGTGCTTGACTGTTGGACTTCAGCAGGGCTGAATTCAGACCGTCACAGAAACAGAGCTGACGGCGAAACGGgcttccctctctctgtttgtCGATTCAATCATTTTACAGCCAAAACTTTGAACCTGCGACTCGTTTCTTTTTGTAcgtttttttaaacttccaaGATTACCTCAACAGTTAAAATGCCTTTCATTGAACACTTATCGGACACGGAATTGGAGCGTTTGGCTCTTGAGCAGGTCGTCCCGGCCCTGCAGGAATACGGCTTCTACTACGTGGACGGACTCCTCGGCGAGCTGGCCGGGGGAGCGGTGTTGGATCAGGTGAAAGACATGCACCGCTCTGGAGTTCTGCAGGACGGCCGGCTGGCCGGATCCGTCCCGGCAGTCCACCGGAGGAGCATCCGTGGAGACAAGATCGCCTGGGTGAGCGGATCGGAACGCGGCTGCGAGGCCATCAACTTCTTGCTCAACCTGATCGATAAGCTGATCTCCTTTTGCTCCGGGAGGCTGGGAAACAAAGCGATTCGGGAAAGATCCCAGGTAAGCGAAACCGCCTGGTGGCACGATCCTGGTTTACAGCCATCGTGACGATTCAGAAAAACAAGCTAATAAAGGGCCAAAATGTGCCAGTATTTGATCGGGAGCGACCAAACAGGAGACGCAGAGGACCAGAGCTGACAAAACTGAGGAAAGCAAAATACGAACCGATCTTTAAACACGATCAGACCTGCTTACATGTGTAGTTTGTCGTCGAATGTTTGAAAACCAAAAAGCCCAAATAAAGCACATCATGAGTAGTTTATTCAGAGTTAAAGTGAGTAAAACCCCGAAATAAGCATCATAAGATATGTACTTTTTAAAAGGGTACACTGTTTAAAGCCGACTTTAGTAAACTCATTTTAGTTAAGTAACAAAttctttaactgttttttatataatttatttgtGATGTAGACCGTAAAGACTTTATAACTTGCTTCGTGTAGTTTTCACCATCAACAAACTCCAGTCagcagttaaaaataaacttcGTGTGTCTGGAACTCACAGGTTAAAATAAAAACGGAGATGTCACTCCCCACTGTCAGTAGTGGCATTGTGCTGAAGCTGTGCGCTGGTTTGGACTCCAGCTGGTTATAAGTGATGCTGAGATCAGGAGATGCTGTTTATCTCAGGCCTTCCTTCTTTCATTTAACGGCTTGGCTCATCACACACTCCTCACATGCTCTCCTCCTCTAGCTGCTCAGTGGAAAGGTGCATCATGCGTAGAAGTAAACACACCAAAGCTCTTGCACAAAAACATGGCATGCTGTGACAGTGGTTTTAATATTGGTATTTATTACAGCGAATTGTTAGTTGTGAAAAAGGCAGATGTGAGCTCAAGTGGACTCTACATAACTTAATCACTAGGCACTGACTGGAGCTCTGCTTTATTTCCTctatccttttctttctttctgttgtgcTTGGacgttcttctttttctcagtAACTTGTTGGCCTTTTGGCAGTATTTCAGTAACTGACCAATTCTGGGCCCTGAGCCAGTGTTTCAGAAACCAGAACAAGGTGCAGGAAGGGCAGGGAATTTACGACATCAGGTCAGGTCCTCTGGGTGTTCTCCGCTGCTGTGATGATTAATGGCGTGAAGATTACGGTTCCGTCGTAGGAGTACCATTCTCAGCTTTTACATGTATCGTCTCTACCTATTAACCTGAACAGAAACCTGTGGGCATTGACCCAGAATGAGCCTCcacataataataacaatattgtATTTACTAGCAGTATATAAACTGCTGAATTGACATGCAGTACAATGCAGTTCAAAGTAGATCTAAAGTTCTATTAATGTGTTAAAAACTTTAACTCTACAACTCTCAGACAGATAATGAACAGCAGTATTGTAGGAATAATAATGCAAGTTGTGAAGACTGAAGGCTGAAACTAAGGCACCCTTAAGTGAGATGGTGTAGATACAACGCACTGTTTCGTGTGCACAGCAGCTAgagaaaatctttattttatctaatttgttttacttttactgGAGAACTTTTAGATTTTGTGATGTACTTGGCACATGTAAAAACAACGTTATTAAGCTGTGTCCTTTAGCTAACAGTAGTGTTACAATTAGTCAGTAAACAGTTAGTGTAGTTTGTGTGACTAATGTCATTTCACTTTGGCACAGTATAATAAAATATCCAAGGGCCTACATTAAATGGATTATTTTATTATAGGATGTATATTTTTCATACATTTCCATAAAAATGGCCGGAGGTGGAATTTAACTGATCAAAATACATTTACTTAGGAacagttgtgatattttgataccatggtagcatttacaggatattgttttatagtgatattatacaggaaaactgttactcaataaggcccatttactagttgtttttctctttctctgtgacccaagaattaatgtgtaagaatcacaggctggtaccaaggtcgaaaataccacagagatcacttccttattcccatcctcccttctttatctcctagaaaagagcttgttaaaggccaggtggtttgtttcagaattcactaatgaaagaactctgtattctatgtctaggagtgtattttgctgggataatcataaattgtagctgaactgataaactatacaaaggatacttctttgctcagcgggcaggaagacgtttccttatttggtctgtaccggtctGAACTGAGAATCtgcgccaggatcctgtttgtggacttcagctctgccttcaacaccatccttccagaccatctccgaggcaagctttcccagatgaatgtgcctgaccccatctgccggtggatcactgacttcctgacggacaggaagcagcatgtgaggctgggaaagaatgtctcggactcccggaccatcagcaccggctcccctcagggctgtgttctttctcctctgctcttctccctgtacaccaactgctgcacctccacccaccagtctgtcaagataatcaagtttgcagatgacaccaccgttattggactcatctcggacggggacgagtctgcctacaggagggaggttgaacgtctggtgtcttggtgcagccacaacaacctggtgctgaatgcccagaagacagtggagattattgtggacttcaggaagcacacagccccactcccccccatcatcctgactgacacccccatcacctctgtggactcattccgcttcctgggtaccaccatcacccaggacctgaagtgggagcccaccatcacctccgtcatcaagaaagcccagcagaggatgtacttcctgaggcagctgaagaaattcaacctgccaacacggacgatgatgcagttctacactgcaatcatcgagtccatcctcaccccctccatcaccgtgtggtacgctggagccactatcagggacaaacagagactgcagcgtgttgtgcgctctgctgagaaggtgattggctgcagactcccatctttgcaggacctgtacacctccaggacattgcggcgtgcagctcggatctcagctgacccttctcaccctggacacagtctgtttgacctgctcccctcaggcaggaggctccggtccattcgcaccagaacctctcgccataagaacagtttcttcccctctgctgttggacacatgaacaataaccatatgactgttcccgctactaacacatgaccctacgctgtgttcactgcatcattccatgattggcactgatcaccacctgcactcatgtatatatctttcaacgtagcactcttaattcttattctcatgtatatatctcatgtatagctcatgcacatatctttctacgtagcacttttaattcttatccctacttttattttttcatgtctatttaagtgctatttatgacactatgtttgcactgaagcaccgcagcaatttcctaatgttgtaaacctgctcaacatttggcaataaacccctttctgattctgattctgattctgattctgctgacacacgaacctttttcctctatataaactgttgtctgatgaataaacctttgagttgattttgggaaagcaacctgaagcagtctgtgtttccttgttctcccaagctactcccggcgctgtaactaacctgctgaacggcatacctgagtgttactttgaataattttGAATCTCATAGGGTAaagacaaaactctgcttatagGTGCCCACGCCTCGGAGGAAACCCGATCCACGGAGAAACCCGGGACGGAGATTTCTTTCACTTATCTTCAAGGACATTTTGTTGCTGATACTTGCTTTAAATATAGGTAGCAAATATTTAGGAATCGGTTTAAATTTTTCTATAGTTGAGGGACTGGTAGAAAACAGCTCATGCATTAAGCTGGTGCTCCAGACTCCAgtttctcttcccttttctcGCACATTGATGAATTTGTCCCAGAGGGTCATCAGCAGTGGAAAACCTCTATCCCATCACCTCTCCTCTGAAGCACCAAAGAAGTTTTGCATCAGTGGGTTTCTCAGTCTCCCCTCACTCTAGACATTTGCAGTCCTAAGACAAATTAAGACGATAGTATTCATTACCTATAACACTGCCACAGTCTGTGtaagattaaattaaaaatttaagctgctttttgttttaaaggctTTTAGACTGCTGGACCTGAGCCACAATAAGTAACGACTCGCGTCACAAATGTAACTTAATTTGAAATTCAGTAATTTTAACATCGGTACTGCTCGATCGGCGAGTGAAATGTGCTTACATCTAAAAGAGAATTCTTTGACCACTTTGCTTGGACTGTCCAAACCACCAATCCACAATGAATCTTGGGATCTCCTTGATTCATCCCGCAAAAAAGACATTTatgagctgcattttaagaaaaatttGAAGGGTTTGTCATCTCGTAACATAATTTCACGTCTATAGTCACAGCAAGCCTAGCAAACCCCATGACCACCTGTATGGTGTCCCAATCAGTGTGGGCATCTTCCTAATATAAAAATCCAGGTGGATGTGTCATAAACATATTCCCCCTACTCAGAGTTTTATGAAAGTGGAAACCAGCCATTGAGGCCAAAATCAATTTTTGTACTAGGATATGCTTTTAATGCtcaacatgggagtctatgggcATTGACTCCTTTTTAGTACCAGCCCCAAGTGGCACTTAGAGGAACTCCAAGACTGAGActgcattttattaaaatacCTCAATGTCATTTGGATCTGATTtgcaaaaattcacattttgttttgttgttgttgttgtttgacaTTTCTAAAAATCTAATTGAATATATCTAAGAGATTTGAGACTTTACATTTTGGTTATAGGAGAGCAGAAAAACTGAAACTCAACAGAAAGGGGGAGATCTAGTCAGTCACTTACAGATATTCTATTTTACACAGATGGAAAAATATGTTAGATAAATGATATCAAAAGCCTGCAACAACTAGTCAGCTAATATATTGAAATAACAACATCAAGTCAGTGTTTGATGGATGCCAGACTGTGTCTGTGTCCTTTTCTCTGAGATCAGCATCACTTGGGCTCGAATGACCCCGACCTTAACTTTAAAACTAAGCCTAACTCTCAAAAAGTTcttgttaaagttttaaatcCCAAAGCAAGGAGCGACCAAACTGTCttaaattttcaaaaatgtccCTATAAAGACATTGTTCCTCGGAAAGTCAGACACAGCAGAACAGATACACGCCCATTCGTGTGAGTGGGCGTGAAGGTATGCGCGTGTAGCAGTGGACATTCTCACGTACACATTCAATTCTTCCTTCACTCCTCCTCAGCACACACTAAagctcactcactcacatacaGTATcctcattacacacacacacacacacacacacacacacacacacacacacacacacacacacacacacacacacacacattcacgtgCTGCAGTGTACAGTAAGCTCTTatcacatgtttgtgtgtgtacgtgttaTCAGATAGAACTTCTTGTGAAAACGGGTCAGCCTggttacaacacacacacacacacacacacacacgtggagATGATGCAGGAGAATAAACAGCAGGATTTGTCTTTTGTGTGGAGAACACAAAACACCTTTAATAATAGTTTGAAATACAATTCTGATTATGATACAAGCAGCTGGACATAATTAAAAATCAAAGATTGCACCCAAAGTAGTAGACAAACCCAACTCCAAGCATTGCTTGACACCAGTCTGTTAGGTGGTTGAAGCCAAACAGTCTAGCTCCAGTATCTGTGAGGCATTAAAAAGGTCTTAAAACCTCTTGGACTGGGTTTGCTAAAAGTTGCAGAATCACTGCTGCTGGATGTCGGTGGCGCTGCAGACGCGCTGTAGCCTCACGCGCCACACGTAGCTTTGTCATTAAACCATCAGCTGGCTGGAAACCTGCCAAACAACCGCACAGACATCACCACACCTGCACAACATCTCCCCGTGCCCCTCTCCTCCCCCCTCTCTGCATCTCCCTCTGCTAGAGAGATAAGATAAAGTTGAATTGAAAAACAGTTCTAAGGCGTTTTGTTTTCAGCCCTTTTCCTCTCACAGTGTATCATTTCATCTCCGCTCAGCCCCCCTCCTGTGTCActgcgctttttttttttcttctcattctaAAGGAACTCACTTGTACGATGACGGTAATGATGATGAagcctgtatgtgtgtgtgtacgtgcccTAGTGGCGGCGTGTAAACAAACTTGCGTGATTTCTCCACTTCCCCTCAGAGCGAGCCTGTGGAGCAGGTCAGCCGCTCGTTATCAGCGCTAGGGGTTTGTCGTCACTGGCAGCCAGGGAGGCCTGAAACTACGTGCACGTTTGGAGTCCCTCGCACACACTGACGGGGGCTTGACTTCTGCACCCACCCACCATCCCGATCCCCTTCTCATGAAAAGCAATAGAGAGGGGCGTTTCACAGCGAGAGCGCCCAAAAGGGAAGGGATGTGGCGTCTACATGGTTGCATGCGACGggtgtataaacacagacaTCAGGTGGTACATGTTGATGTCGGTAAGGTTACTAAAGGTGTGCTGCTGTTGTCGTTGATGTATCGAGGGAATGGTCTATTGGATCTGGGGTTAATCTGCACTGTGACCTTCCTGTATAAACTGGCATGTGTGTTGATAATCGTAAAGGAAAGGAAGTGAACAGGATGTTCGCTTCCATGAGATTCTATGGAGCGTGCAAAGGTGTAGAAGGCCTTTGCACGCATGTGTTTGACAATAAGGGGGGTTCACAATGAAATCCCATCAGAGAAAAGGGGCAAGCACGTTGACAGCGTGACTGCTGCCGTGACTTTGCCTCTATAATTTTCTGCTATCGAGGTTCCGCGAATAAATGCAAATCACGCTCATGTCTTGGACATGTGCGTACATTGAGCTACAGGCATTGGTCGAGGGGCTTGCGTGCAGTCTGTGTGTAATCATCGGGGTGAGGTGACAACGTTGACGTCAGAGAGATGGTAAAGATAACACGCTTTGACATAAATCAGTgctgctgatgtttgttttggCGCGTTTAAGGAACATGTGTTTTTAACAAGCATCAATCTTCTCTAACgtcattttccttttctttttttctttcatttgtaaagTAGGGTCCACATTCTGGAAAAAATGATTGATTTTTCAGTGCCAAATGATGAAACATGGAAACTTGCACAAAACTTTAATAAATtgtcttttaatatttttttctgttttggaaaAAATTAAAGGGGCAGGTGTGTTTTACTGCAAGCCCAAGTAAATAATAATATCAGTCTGTGAAATGCTAGATGTAGGTGTTTAGCTGCAGTGGGCAGTCTGAGCAGATCTAACCTGAGTAGCACAgaatcagctgtttgtgaccaCTGGGTTTTGTTTCATCGGCAAGGATCacagtttgtgctttgttttctgtggACTCTGAGACACAGTCTCACGTCTCACAGTCTCGTCTCTTACTCTGAGCTTATCAGACACTTCCTGCTGGGGTTATGAGGTCGCAGCGCTGCAGGGAGGGGATGCagggaaccccccccccctagCTCCCACCTCCCATGTCCTGTTTGGAAAAGGTTTCCATTTTAACTGAAATGAACTCGTTTTCTGTgaatatttattgtatttttattattttatttttatttattgcttcGAGGAAGCAATTAATTATGAGGACTCTGTAGTCAAAGCACTGGTTTGTAAGAACTGGTATTCTAGTTTtagtatttctttcattttaaacatgtaaaaAGAAATGGCTCATTTTCAAAAAATAGTGGAACAAATAGATGATGGGGCCAAAATCTCAGTGACGTCAGGATTCCTGGTTGTGTTGGGAAATCTGTCGGTCTTTGCAAAACTATTATGGCCTCTTATCAATACTGTAACCACAAGCGCGGCTGTTCCAATTTCCTCCCAATACTGACTGGCAGcacgtacgcacacacacacatatgtacacatACACGTGTACGTGCGACTCGGTGTGTAGGCATGCAACCACAACAAGCACATCTGGACACGAGAAATATTAGTAAataaccaccacacacacacctacattgGTGCGCACACACATAGAGGAAGTATGTGTAATTGTGTCAGCATAACTGATTTTCAACGCGCCAGCTTTTATTTCAAAGATTATATCAGCCACTGTTCAGCATTActtgtttttatattatgttattatatTTCCAAAACAAGCCATAGGAAATGATCATCTTATTACATCAGATTGTGCTAAACTAAAAGAACAGTCtagtacatttttatttcctgttatCTCTGTTAACACTACAATTTTATTCCTgatattttagtatttttacTATTCATCAGTTCCTTCCATTATACTCCAGTTTCAGAACttcacttcttttcttttctctcttgatTCATGTGTTGATGGTTTGATTTGTAAAACTTTGGAAAAACGTGAGCAGCAGTTGTGACAGCTCACAAGTTTACAAAGCCTCAGTTAAATTCTACTGATGAGAACCACAATTATGAATAATTACAATATCAGtggtaacaaaaataaaaagtaaccaAGTAATAACTAATCAATTCTGTTTATATGTGCTGTTTTCCATTATGTTTCGTAAATAAATCTGTGAagcaaaaactttatttatctgTGTAATGTAGTCAAATatgagacacatgaggaaaaaaATAGCAGTTAATGTTAGCACTTTCTATGATGTCCGAGCTCGTGGTGAAGTGCATTTAAAGCAGCAGGGTTTTGTGGTAGTAGTGACACATGGAGTGCTCTAATTATTTCTGCTTGTGCGTGTCTGTTTAGGCTATGGTGGCGTGTTACCCAGGAAATGGGGCGGGTTATGTCAAGCACGTGGACAATCCCAACTGTGATGGACGCTGCATCACCTGCATCTACTACCTCAACAAGAACTGGAATGCCAAGGTGCTTATTACACtttgttcatttattcatttatcgAACCCTCTTTTCAGTTTTTCGTGTTTGATCACCATCTCGAATCTTTTTTATGATTTCAAGTCTGATTGTGAGCTGAGTGAATAGTGAAGTTTCTGACTTTGATCTCTGATGATATCAgtatgaaatgtttttttgctTCCTTTGACTTGATAAAATCAGAGGAAGTGATCGCGACTGATTAGAATTAAGATGTGAATATTTGCACATTATTGGTTTCTGTCTGGGGACAGGAGTGAatagaaatgagagaaaaagaacTTTCACTAAATTGTCtttcctgctgttgtttatcaGGAGCATGGCGGCATCCTCAGGATCTTTCCAGAAGGGAAGTCGTACGTGGCAGACATCAAGCCACTTTTTGATAGGCTGCTCTTCTTTTGGTCAGACCGCAGGAACCCACATGAAGTGCAGCCTTCCTATACCACCAGGTAACCCACCAACCAACCCATCAGTACCCCAATTCATGAGGCAGCTTCTCCTGTAACTACTACAGACATGATGACTTGGATCATCTGCCTTTGTTGGCATTTGTTAGATGTGTTGTAATTTTCCTTAAAACATGGCAAATTAATTAGCAAAAACGTAACCCTTATTAACACACACTGGTCGTTA
It encodes the following:
- the egln3 gene encoding prolyl hydroxylase EGLN3 isoform X2 → MNVPDPICRWITDFLTDRKQHVRLGKNVSDSRTISTGSPQGCVLSPLLFSLYTNCCTSTHQSVKIIKFADDTTVIGLISDGDESAYRREVERLVSWCSHNNLVLNAQKTVEIIVDFRKHTAPLPPIILTDTPITSVDSFRFLGTTITQDLKWEPTITSVIKKAQQRMYFLRQLKKFNLPTRTMMQFYTAIIESILTPSITVWYAGATIRDKQRLQRVVRSAEKVIGCRLPSLQDLYTSRTLRRAARISADPSHPGHSLFDLLPSGRRLRSIRTRTSRHKNSFFPSAVGHMNNNHMTVPATNT
- the egln3 gene encoding prolyl hydroxylase EGLN3 isoform X3, whose amino-acid sequence is MPFIEHLSDTELERLALEQVVPALQEYGFYYVDGLLGELAGGAVLDQVKDMHRSGVLQDGRLAGSVPAVHRRSIRGDKIAWVSGSERGCEAINFLLNLIDKLISFCSGRLGNKAIRERSQAMVACYPGNGAGYVKHVDNPNCDGRCITCIYYLNKNWNAKEHGGILRIFPEGKSYVADIKPLFDRLLFFWSDRRNPHEVQPSYTTRYAITVWYFDSEERAEAKRRFRDLTASKAQQGGSSSSSS